A stretch of the Capsicum annuum cultivar UCD-10X-F1 chromosome 8, UCD10Xv1.1, whole genome shotgun sequence genome encodes the following:
- the LOC107840515 gene encoding U11/U12 small nuclear ribonucleoprotein 65 kDa protein: MDAYMAGTPVPQSAYHWPVEEVKESTLLIRHLPDAIPHETLSRLLSNYGASSIRPYTSGRMRNCAFVDFKDEGLAHQAQQHLNGVRFLGKTLAVEHANRSTERDKNRQIERRIGDDSVSLIKDAAAKEFGGGSRAGLYPGREPIAERLGVDYPFPPHLEYVYPPPDGHILTNIVNALIAVPRFYTQVLHLMNKMNIPAPFRMALPTPPLPTSPSVPPPPPPPPPPTVSKSRMDDLSSSESEMESSDEEAPNVGRPKKKRIKHEAILGPAVDKDVAHEAVGLRAAALVPKEMPVVKKKNPIIQIKVAPKQGQNEEKGDASAILLAVEEKENDYKPFTTLEELKSGRLPPEEILSLPMFKNYSAGNPSQILYLKNLAKEVIVDDIYFIFGSLFGSIDEAKSSLAVKLMQEGRMRGQAFVTFPSVELAQNALNLVNGYVFKGKPIVIQFGRDPAKVKPS, translated from the exons ATGGATGCTTACATGGCTGGAACTCCTGTTCCTCAGTCTGCTTACCATTGGCCGGTGGAGGAAGTTAAAGAGTCTACCCTCTTGATTCGGCATCTTCCAGATGCAATTCCTCATGAAACCCTTTCTAGATTGCTCTCCAATTATGGGGCATCTTCTATTCGTCCTTATACTAGTGGGAG AATGAGGAACTGTGCATTCGTGGATTTCAAGGATGAAGGTCTGGCACATCAAGCGCAACAGCATTTGAATGG GGTACGTTTTCTTGGTAAAACCCTAGCAGTGGAACACGCTAATAGAAGCACagagagagataaaaatagaCAAATTGAACGTCGGATTGGAGATGACTCGGTCTCTTTGATCAAAGATGCTGCTGCTAAAGAATTTGGTGGAGGATCTAGGGCAGGTCTTTATCCAGGCAGAGAACCCATTGCTGAAAGACTTGGGGTGGATTATCCATTTCCTCCTCATCTTGA ATACGTTTACCCTCCACCTGATGGACATATACTTACAAATATTGTAAATGCTCTTATTGCTGTTCCTCGGTTCTACACACAg GTCTtgcacttgatgaacaagatgaatattccaGCACCATTTCGTATGGCTTTGCCAACTCCACCTCTACCAACCTCCCCGTCTGTTCCTCCTCCACCCCCTCCTCCACCTCCGCCAACAGTCTCTAAGAGTAGAATGGATGATCTATCAAGTAGTGAATCAGAAATGGAGTCTTCAGATGAG GAAGCTCCAAATGTCGGTAGGCCTAAAAAAAAGCGTATCAAACATGAAGCTATCTTAGGCCCTGCAGTTGACAAGGATGTTGCTCACGAGGCTGTTGGATTAAGAGCTGCTGCCTTGGTTCCTAAAGAGATGCCGGTTGTTAAGAAGAAGAACCCAATAATTCAG ATTAAAGTAGCACCTAAACAGGGACAAAATGAAGAGAAGGGTGATGCGAGTGCAATTTTGTTAGCAGTGGAAGAAAAAGAGAACGATTATAAACCTTTTACAACCCTTGAAGAGTTAAAAAGTGGAAGATTGCCCCCAGAAGAGATTCTGTCACTTCCTATGTTTAAG AATTATAGTGCTGGGAATCCTTCTCAGATCTTGTACTTGAAGAACTTAGCAAAAGAAGTGATTGTTGATGATATTTACTTCATATTTG GATCTTTGTTTGGAAGCATCGATGAAGCTAAATCCAGTCTTGCAGTAAAGTTAATGCAG GAAGGGAGAATGCGTGGACAAGCTTTTGTTACATTTCCCTCTGTTGAACTTGCTCAAAATGCCTTG AATCTGGTGAACGGGTATGTGTTTAAAGGCAAGCCTATCGTCATTCAGTTTGGTCGTGATCCTGCTAAAGTAAAACCAAGCTAG